TCCCCTGCCGCGACTACGCGCTGGTAACCCGCGAACGTCACGGAATCTGGGGCGGAACGTCCGAATCGGACCGCCGCAGGGGAAGACCGACCGCAGACCGTGATCGGACGACTCACGCACTCGGGATGAAGTCATAGGGTGAATTCGCGGCCGGGCGCCCTTCCCCTGAGGAGATGCAGTGTTCGCCGCTGCGTTCATCTCGCAGAAAGACTGTCGCCGTGGCGATCTCGTCCTATACTCGCGCAATGTTGATCATCGGAATCATTCTGTTCGGGCTGCTCGTCGGCGCGGTGGCGCAGCTCGTCGTGGGCAGGTCCGGGACCGGGATCGACTGGACGCTCGCGTTCGTCGCGGGCGTCGGTGGTTCGTTCGTCGGCGGTCTGCTCATCAGCCTTCTCGCAGGTGACGGACTCGAACTGCGCCCCAGTGGGATCATCGGCTCCCTCGCCGGCGCGATCATCGTGACCGCTGCCTGGTCGGCGTGGAAGTCCCGGTCGCGTCAGGCCTAGCGGTACCGAGATCCATGACGGGGGACGATGCCTGAGTGACCTCACGCCCGCAACCGAGCAGCGACTGCTCGACATCGTTCTCGGAGATCCGGTGTGCCTGAGCTACGAGGCCGAGGACCGGGTCATCGAGAAGGCCGCGGCGCTGTTCGCGGACGTCGACACCGGGGTCGAGGTGCGCAACGAGGCGCGGGTGCATCTCTGGTACGAGGAGCATTTCGGTGTTCCGGCCGATCCGTTCACCAGCAGCGCCGACGCCATCGACCATTTCGCATCCACCACGTGTTGTTTCGGCATCACCCGTGAGCCCGGATCAGGCCTACGGGTCTACGCTCCGCACGGTTTCGACGGCCTGTTCGGGATGGTGCTCCGCCCGAATCCGGTGCTGGCGCCTCGCGAGGTGTACGAAGCGAAAGCCCGACAATGGCAGGCGGAATGGCCTCGGTTGGTCGTCGAACCGTGGCCCGAGCGCTGACACTCTCATTCGTCGGGCTCCTCGTCGAATCTGCGTCGCGCTTTCTCGATGCGAGGAAGATTTATCGACGCCCACAGCAGCAGGGCGTCGATCGGTTCGCGCACCGTCTTCCCCAATGGCGTGATGCGGTATTCGACCGCGACGGGACGGGTGTTCACCACCCGGCGTTCGACGATTCCGTTGCGTTCGAGTCTGCGCAGCGTGGTCGTCAGGGATTTCTGCGTGACCTCGGGAACGGCGCGCCGCAACTCGTTGAAGCGGCGCGGAGCCTCGCACAATTCGGTGAGCACGCTCAGGGACCACTTGTCGAGGATCTGTCCCAACAGTTCCCGGTGGGCGGCGACGGCAAGCAGATCGTGGTCAGCGGTATCCGACATGAAACCTGGTTTCGTTGAAGTGACTTCCGGATACCAAGTATAAATCGGCTATCACTCGGTTCCGACCTCAGGAGAAGCCCGTGTCCGTCACCTTGTTCAGCCCCGAAGGCATGCTGCCGAACGCGCCCTACCACCACGTCGCCGTCTCCACCGGTACGCGACAGGTACATCTCGCCGGACAGGTCGCACATATGCCGGACGGCTCACCGATCCCTACCGATCTGGCCGGTCAGGTGGTCCAGGCGCTGCGCAACGTGGCACGAGGCCTGGACGGAGTGGGCGCAACCTTCCGCGATGTCGTGCGCCTGACGTTCTACGTCACCGACTGGCATCCCGAGAAGATCGGACAGTTCACGGCCGGTGTGCAGGCCGTCGCGCAGGAGATCGATCTGCCCGATCCGATGCCGCCGGCATCGCTGATCGGTGTCGCGGCACTCTATGAACCTGCCGTGCTCGTGGAGATCGCAGCCACCGCGGTTCTCGAGGGGTGAGCGTCGTAGATCAGGCCGCACAGACCCCGAAGACGGGGAATCCGTCCTCGCACACAGTGGACCGGAACGCGACCCGTACCCGCGCCTCGGCGCATTCGGGGAACGATCCTTCGATCTTCGAGTAGAGCCACGGCCCGTCGTCGAGTTCGACGATCGCGAGGGTGACCGAGCTGTCGTCCTGTGCGCCGACGTCGAGCGGTTCGACGACCTTCCAGGACACGATCGAGCCGGTGCCGGAGCAGTGGGCGGACTCGAGGTTCGCGCCACCGCAGGAGGAGCAGCGCGCTGTCTCGGGAGCGTGAAGCGTCGTGCAGCTCCCGCAGCGCAGGATCGTTATGCAGTTCTGCGTCGCGTGGGGCGCCATCGCGGTCCTTCCGTCAACGGAGAATGTCCGAGCCACGAAGCGGTCCGTCGTAGGGGGGCGGGACCCCCGACGGGCCGATGACGTGGCTCCGATCATCGGCCCCCTATTCGAAGGTAGGTCGGCCCGGGACCTTTTCCATCGGTATGCGAGCACACAGATCGTGGGGGTTCGCTGGTCGCAGCGCACAATGCCGGTTCGGTCGACCGGGCCGTTCGGGCCACCGAATGCCACTTGGACAAGCGCCCGGAACAAGCCATTGAACTGCAGGTTTGCCCCGATCAGACGTGATCCAGCTCGCACCGGCACCCGGTGCCACGCCTGGACACTGTGCGCGCAGCCCGAACCAGCACGGAAACAGTGTGCAGCCGCACCGGTGAACCGAGGGACGTTCGTCCTTAACGTGGAAGACAGCGGCACCTGCTTCGCCGGGTCCACTCGCCGCTGTTCGACCGTCTCCCCTTCGCGGATCGACCGGTCGCAGACATCGCACCGGTTGTGAGGAGCTCTTTCCTGTGACGACCGCACGTGACGTGCGCGCACCCCTCGTTCCGCGCGATCTGCCGACGCCTCGGCCGCCGCACTCCCCCGATCGCTCGGCCCCGGTCCGCCGGCGCGACTTCCCCGGGTCGAGCCGTCAGTCCAAACTTCTGGCGCAGGCGATCCGCATGTCGGTGCGTCCACTGCTCGGGTTGTGGGGCCGTTCGACGACGCTGCCCTGGCCGACGGGTCTGCTGGACGCCGCCGGAGCGTTACTCCCCGCGATCGACGGGACGGTGTGCGCTCCCGTCCAGCTGCCGAACTGCACAGGTTCCTGGGTGGAAGGCCCGAGAACGGGATTCGATCGTGTGATGCTCTATCTGCACGGCGGCGGCTTCCTGTGCGGCGGGATGCGCAGCCACCTCCGCCTCGTCTCGCGGATCTCCGATGCCGGCCGCACCCCCGTGCTGATGGTCGACTACCGGATGCTGCCGAAGCACTCGATCGATGACGCCGTCGACGACGGTGTCGAGGGTTATCTCTTCCTGCTCGCCGCCGGTTACCGACCCGAGCAGATCGTGATCGCCGGTGATTCCGCCGGCGGCTATCTGGCCTTCATGGTGTCGCTCGCGTTGCGCGACCGGGGTGTCCCGGTGCCGGGAGCGATCGTCGCCCTGTCCCCGCTGACCGAGCTGGATCCCGCCCGCAAGCTCGGTCACTCCAGCGCCGCACACTGCACGCTGCTGCCCGGCAACGCACTCGAAGCGCTGGCCGGCCTTGCAGGACGTCGCCAGGAGTCGGGGCGGATCTGTCCCGCCGACGCGGATCTGTCGGGCATGCCGCCCACGTTCATCCAGGTCGGCTCGCACGAATTGTTCCTGGTGGACGCCGAATCGATGGCCGACCGTCTCGCCGACGCCGGTATCGCGTGCGAACTGCAGGTCTGGGACCGGCAGGTGCACGTATTCCAGGCCGCCGCGGATCTGCTACCCGAAGGAGTCCGCGCGATCGGCGAGATCGGACGGTTCGTTCGCAGCGCCGTGCCCGGCTCCCGATAACGGGCCGTCACCCGGGCGAAGGTGGACCTGCCGAATCGGGCGCGAGCACGGCGGCACCGAGCCAGTGGCACAGTGCCAACGCGTTCTCGAGGTCGAGCCGACACTCGCGGACGCTGTGCCCGATCTGCTCCTCCGCCTTGCTGATCCGGTAGGCGACCGAGTTCCGGTGCAGATGCAGCTTTTCAGCGGTGGCGACGAAGCTTCCTCCGCTGGAGAGGAATTCCCGCAGCGTGTGTCGCAGTTGCGCGGCAGCGGGGTCGTCGGCGGCGAGGCGGCCGAGCACATCCCCCACCCAGGCGCGGGCCCATTCGAGATTCGTGCACATCAACGCCACCGCGCAGACCTCGTCGATCGAGACGAGGCGCGGGCACGGCAGGGCCGACGTCAGAGCCACCTCCCGCGCCTGCGCCGCCTGCCGATGGGTGCGGACGAAACCGTCGATCCCCTCCTGCGGCGCTCCGACGGCGACACCGACGGGTCGCTGCCAGGCCGCGACGACCCCGGACAGTCCGCTCGGGTCGATGCGATCGACGGTACCGAGCGGGATCCATGCCCAGGCGGTGTACTCGTCGAACTGTTCGAACAGCACCCGACCTCCCCGCCCGAGATGTTCGGCCAAGGCCGTCACCGCCTGCTCGAGGCCGTTCCATTCGGTGCCGGACCGGTCCCCGCCGACCACTTCGATGTCGTCCGTCCAGACGATCACCCCGAGGTGGTGCTGGCCGAGCCGGTAGCCGAGGGTGCGCTCGGCGTCCCCCACCTCGATCGGCCGTCCGGCCAGGATGTCCTGGATGCGGGCGGTCCGGGAGGCGTTGCGGTTGAGCAGCCAGGTGTCGCGCTCGGCCTCGTAGACCCCGAGCAACTTCTGCGACACCCCATCGATCCCGGCAGAGAGTTTCATCAGGATCTCCACGCCCGCCTGCATCACTGCCGCGGCGTCGTCGCTGAGTCCCGCCAGCACCTCGAGGCACCAGCGCATGATGCTGTCCTGCGCGAGCCGGTTGCTGCGGTCGACCACCGAGACCGGGAATCCCTGCCGGGCCAGCATGCGCACCAGTGAATAGGACGCCGCCGGGATCTCGATCTCGGCAAGATCGTCCCGCAGGAACCGGGTGATGGCTGCGACACCCTCCTCCGCGGCCTGGGCGAGGGAGCGGCGGGTGTGGCGGTCGGTGGACATCGCCTCGATCTCGGCCGAGATCCGCTCGGTCATGTACTGCGTGATCTCGGCCTGCCGCGTCGTCGACAGGTCGGCGACCGCCTCGATCAGTGCACGCGTGGCGGGTCCCGGATCGCCCACTCTGTGGGTGTCCTGTCCGATCTCGTGAGGATTCATCGTGTCCGATTCCGGAGGCTGCGGCGTCTGTCCGGGCGCACTGCCCTCGCCGAGCGCACCGCCTCGACCGTAACGGCTCGGGGCGGGCCGCCACCGCGGATCGGGGCGTTCATCGGGCAACGATCGTGCCGACACTCACGCCGGGTGTTGTCCGGACCCGTCGGTTGCGCCGCCTAACCTGTCACGGTGAGTGAATCAGGCCGAGCGCGGTTCGGCGCGATGGAGGACGCGTTGGTGCGGGACGACCGCCTGCGCCTCTTCTCGTTCGCAACGGCCGAGAAAAGGGTGCACTACCTGTGGGTTCTGCGCGCATTCGATCATGCGCGCGGCAACTACTCGGTGCTGCTGCACGCCGGCGACGTCGAGAACGTCCTCACTCGGCTGCCCGGCGCGAACGGCGACGACGTGCCCGATTCCTCCGAGATCCCGGCCCTGCTCGAGCAGCTGCACGCGTGGGGTGTGCTCGAACGCAGCTACGACGGATCCCGGGCGGCGACGCTCGCCGAGTACCGCAACCGGCACTACGTCTACCAGTTCGGGCAGGCCGGTTACCGGGTGTTCCGCGCCGTGGAGGACGTGCTGTCCTCCCGTGGGGAGGACGTCTCGCTGTCGCGTCTGGCCCTCCCCGATCTGCTCGCCGACCTGAACGATCTCGCCGATGCGAACGCGGCCGGCGACGGCGAACTGGTCTACCGGAAGTTGAGTCGCCTCGACGCGACGCTGTCGGACATGGCCGAGCGCGCTGCCCGTTTCTATCTCGTCCTCGGCGAGCTGGTGCGCACCACCGAGGTCACCCCGGAGACCTTCCTCGCCCACAAGGACGCGCTCCTCACCCACATGCGTGAGTTCAGCACCGATCTGGCCCGCTACGCCCCGAAGCTTTCCGCGGCGCTCGACCGGGTGCAGGTCACCGGGGTTCAGAAGCTCACCGCGGCCGCGGCCCGGCACGACGAGCGGGTGCTGCTCTCGTTCGAGGAACGCGAAGCGGACTGGGCGCAGCGCTGGTGGGGCATCGAACACTGGTTCGTCGGGGTGGGCTCCGAACCGAGCGAATCCGAACGCCTGCGCGGCGCGACCATCAACGCGATCTCCGCGGTGCTCGGGCTGCTGCGCCGGCTCACCGAGCAGCGTCGTGGGGGTGTCAGCCGCGAGTCGCAGCTGCGGCATCTCGCGGGATGGTTCGCTGCCGCGCCGTCCGAGGAGGCCGCGCACGCGCTGTTCGATGCGGTGTTCGACCTGGGCCGGCCCCGACACTTCTCCGTCGCCCATCCCGATGCCGACATCGTGCCGGTCACCCGGTCGTGGTGGGACGCGCCTCCCGTGGAGATCGCCCGCACCCTCGCCGAGACCGGCCGGCGCCCCGCAGCGGGAGCGCCGGGGCGGATCCAGCGCAACGACGCCGGAGTACGGCGGCTGCGCGAGGCGCAGCTCGAGAAGCAGCGTCGCCGGGCCGAAGCGGCGCGCTCCCTCGCCGCCGGAGGTGTGCGCGAACGGAAGCTGAGCGAACCGGAAGCCGAGGTGCTGTTGAGCCTGCTCGACGCCGCACTGTCGGCTCGGGTGCCCGTGAGCGGGCGGGTGCGCAGCGACGATGCCTCCTCCGGTACGCAGAACGGCGTCAAGCTCACCCTCCGACCGAGCGGCGAGTCGACGGTGGTGCACACCGCGCGCGGACGCCTGTATCTCGACGGTCTGTCGGTGGAGGTGCGATGAGGGCGCGTTCGATCCCGTCGGTCGAGCTGGATTCGTATCAGCGCGCCGCGCGGTTGGTGCTCACCCACCATCTCGTCACCGCGACCTTCCCGGATCGATCGGCGTTGGCGACGGTGCGGCGCTGGGCCACCGAGCTGCGCGAGGATCTGCTCGCCACCTTCGGGTACCGGCTCGAGGTCACCGAGACCACCGCGCGGCTGTTCACCGTCGCCGATCGCCTCGACGCGGGGGCAGGCACGTCGACGCACACCGGCCGGCCGTTCGACCGGCGCCGTTACGCCTATCTCGCGTTGGCAATCGCCGCGCTCGGTCGCGGCGCCGGGCAGATCACGCTGTCCGAACTCGCCGAGCACGTCGCCTCCGAGGCGAGCCGGGTGGACGGTGTCGAACTCGACACCGAACGTGCCGCCGACCGCGATGCCTTCGTCGATGCCGTGACCTGGCTCGGCGTGCGCGGCGCGATCACCCTCGCCGACGGTGATGCGGGCAGGTGGGCGAGCGATCCCGACAACGGTGAGGCGCTCTACGACGTCGATCGTGCGGTCGTGCACGCCCTGTTCCGGCCACCGCGGGCGTTGCAGCACCTCGAATCGGTGCGCGGTCTGCTCGGCAATGCCGGTGCCCCGCACTCGGATACGGCGGAGGTCCGGCGGCGGGTGCGCCGCGCACTGGTGCAGCGTCCCGTGGTGTACGCCGACGATCTCGACGACGACGAGGCGCTGCAGTTGGCGTTGCCGCGCACCACCGACGAGGTGGAACTGCTCACCGGCCTGGTCTGTGAGCGTCGCGCCGAAGGCGTTGCGCTGGTGGACACCTCGGGACGGTTGTCGGATATGCGGTTCCCGAACACGGGGACGGTCGCGCAGGTCGCGCTGCTGCTGGCCGGGGAGATGTGCGATCGCGTCCTCGATCCCGACGCCCCTGTCCCGCCCCGGATGCCGGTGCCCGCGCAGACGCAGGACGTCCTCGTCGCGGCGGTCGATTCCGCGATCCCGAGGTCGACGGTGTTCACCCCGCTCGCGGCGTCCGACACCCCGATGCCCGACGAGCAGGAGCAGGACGACGACGCTCGTGCCCCGCTCGAGCATCCCTTGCTCGAGGATTCGTGGCTGGCGGGCACGGTCGGTCGTCTCGTCGACATCTACGGCCGGACCTTCGCCGCGCAGTGGCAGGCCGACCCCGCGGGACTGGCCGAGGCCGCGGTGGACATGCTCGACAGACTGCGCCTGGTGGCCCGCGTACCGGGCGGAGTGTTGGTCCTGCCCGCCATCGCCCGCTTCCGCGGCGTGACGGTCAGTGTGCGCGAACGGGATCCGGAGATCGACCTGTTCCCCGAGACCACCCCACCGACAGTCCCCGCCCCCGATACGACCCCGACGGAGATCTCATGAGCAGCGCCCGATTCCGCCCCACGCGTGCCGGGATCATCAACCTGTGGGACTACCGCGACCAGGAGTTCTCGTTCGCCGACGGACGACTGGTGCTGCGCGGACCGAACGGGTCGGGCAAGACCAAGGCGCTCGAGGTGCTGTTCCCGTTCGTGCTCGACGGCCGGATCGAACCGCGACGTCTGAACCCGTTCGCCGGCGAGGAGCGCACCATGCGCTCGAACCTGCTGTACCGCGGCCAGGACAGCGCCCACTCGTACGTGTGGATGGAGTTCTGCCGCGGCCGCGCCGACGACCCGGAGGCCGTCACCGTCGGCATCGGGATGCGCGCCACCCGCGGCAACGACAAGGTCACCCGCTGGCATTTCGTCGTCGACGGCCGTGTGGGAGTCGACTTCTCGCTGCTCGACGACGAGGACCGACCGCTCACCCGCAAACAACTGGTCGATCAGATCGGAGCCGACGCGATCGCCGATCGTCCCGTCGACTACCGGGCCGCGATCGACGCGCGCATGTTCGGTCTGGGCGCGCAACGCTACGACCAGCTGATCAACCTGATCCTCACGCTGCGCCGCCCCCAGCTCGCCAAGAACCTCGACCCGAAGGGCCTGTCGCAGGCGCTGACCGACGGCCTTCGCCCCCTCGACGAGGATCTCATCGTCGAGGCCGCCCGCTCGTTCTCCGCGATCGAGGAGGTCGAGCGCACCCTCGAATCCCTCTCCGCCGCCGACGATGCGGCGCAACAGTTCGTCAAGGTGTATTCGAAGTACATCCGTCAGCAGGCGCGCACCGCCGTCGACAAGGTCGCCACCCGTCTCGGAGTGGTGGACACCGCCGTCCGGTCGCTGCGCGAGGCGACCGAAGCCCGCACCGAGGCCGCCGCCGCCCGCGCGGCCTCCGAGGAACAGCTCCTGGTGGCCGAACGCGACCACGAACAGGCACGCACCACCCTCGAGGCACTGCACCGCTCCAGCGCCTACGAGGGCAAACAGCAGCTCGACGACCTCGCGTCCGCGGTGAAGAACCTCGAGCGCACCACCGCCGCACAGGCCGAGCAGGCGAACCGCGCCCAGGCCGTCGTAGCCGACCGGCTCCGCGACCACGACAGCGCCCGCGACGCGCTCGAGACGGCGACGGCGGCGCGTCGTCGCGCCGAGGACGGGCTGAGTGCGGCGGCCGAGGACGCCGGCATCACATGGACCGGTCTCGACGGCATCGAACGGACCGAGCAGCTCAACACCGCGATCGACGCACTCGCCGAGGAACGCGACGCCGACGTGCGCGCGGTGCGCAGCGCACTGTCCCAGCTCGACGGTGCGACCGCCGCGCGGT
This window of the Rhodococcus pyridinivorans genome carries:
- a CDS encoding PucR family transcriptional regulator, with protein sequence MGDPGPATRALIEAVADLSTTRQAEITQYMTERISAEIEAMSTDRHTRRSLAQAAEEGVAAITRFLRDDLAEIEIPAASYSLVRMLARQGFPVSVVDRSNRLAQDSIMRWCLEVLAGLSDDAAAVMQAGVEILMKLSAGIDGVSQKLLGVYEAERDTWLLNRNASRTARIQDILAGRPIEVGDAERTLGYRLGQHHLGVIVWTDDIEVVGGDRSGTEWNGLEQAVTALAEHLGRGGRVLFEQFDEYTAWAWIPLGTVDRIDPSGLSGVVAAWQRPVGVAVGAPQEGIDGFVRTHRQAAQAREVALTSALPCPRLVSIDEVCAVALMCTNLEWARAWVGDVLGRLAADDPAAAQLRHTLREFLSSGGSFVATAEKLHLHRNSVAYRISKAEEQIGHSVRECRLDLENALALCHWLGAAVLAPDSAGPPSPG
- a CDS encoding TIGR02677 family protein, whose protein sequence is MEDALVRDDRLRLFSFATAEKRVHYLWVLRAFDHARGNYSVLLHAGDVENVLTRLPGANGDDVPDSSEIPALLEQLHAWGVLERSYDGSRAATLAEYRNRHYVYQFGQAGYRVFRAVEDVLSSRGEDVSLSRLALPDLLADLNDLADANAAGDGELVYRKLSRLDATLSDMAERAARFYLVLGELVRTTEVTPETFLAHKDALLTHMREFSTDLARYAPKLSAALDRVQVTGVQKLTAAAARHDERVLLSFEEREADWAQRWWGIEHWFVGVGSEPSESERLRGATINAISAVLGLLRRLTEQRRGGVSRESQLRHLAGWFAAAPSEEAAHALFDAVFDLGRPRHFSVAHPDADIVPVTRSWWDAPPVEIARTLAETGRRPAAGAPGRIQRNDAGVRRLREAQLEKQRRRAEAARSLAAGGVRERKLSEPEAEVLLSLLDAALSARVPVSGRVRSDDASSGTQNGVKLTLRPSGESTVVHTARGRLYLDGLSVEVR
- a CDS encoding TIGR02678 family protein; its protein translation is MRARSIPSVELDSYQRAARLVLTHHLVTATFPDRSALATVRRWATELREDLLATFGYRLEVTETTARLFTVADRLDAGAGTSTHTGRPFDRRRYAYLALAIAALGRGAGQITLSELAEHVASEASRVDGVELDTERAADRDAFVDAVTWLGVRGAITLADGDAGRWASDPDNGEALYDVDRAVVHALFRPPRALQHLESVRGLLGNAGAPHSDTAEVRRRVRRALVQRPVVYADDLDDDEALQLALPRTTDEVELLTGLVCERRAEGVALVDTSGRLSDMRFPNTGTVAQVALLLAGEMCDRVLDPDAPVPPRMPVPAQTQDVLVAAVDSAIPRSTVFTPLAASDTPMPDEQEQDDDARAPLEHPLLEDSWLAGTVGRLVDIYGRTFAAQWQADPAGLAEAAVDMLDRLRLVARVPGGVLVLPAIARFRGVTVSVRERDPEIDLFPETTPPTVPAPDTTPTEIS
- a CDS encoding winged helix-turn-helix transcriptional regulator; this encodes MSDTADHDLLAVAAHRELLGQILDKWSLSVLTELCEAPRRFNELRRAVPEVTQKSLTTTLRRLERNGIVERRVVNTRPVAVEYRITPLGKTVREPIDALLLWASINLPRIEKARRRFDEEPDE
- a CDS encoding RidA family protein — its product is MSVTLFSPEGMLPNAPYHHVAVSTGTRQVHLAGQVAHMPDGSPIPTDLAGQVVQALRNVARGLDGVGATFRDVVRLTFYVTDWHPEKIGQFTAGVQAVAQEIDLPDPMPPASLIGVAALYEPAVLVEIAATAVLEG
- a CDS encoding GlsB/YeaQ/YmgE family stress response membrane protein, with protein sequence MLIIGIILFGLLVGAVAQLVVGRSGTGIDWTLAFVAGVGGSFVGGLLISLLAGDGLELRPSGIIGSLAGAIIVTAAWSAWKSRSRQA
- a CDS encoding nucleotidyltransferase family protein; protein product: MSDLTPATEQRLLDIVLGDPVCLSYEAEDRVIEKAAALFADVDTGVEVRNEARVHLWYEEHFGVPADPFTSSADAIDHFASTTCCFGITREPGSGLRVYAPHGFDGLFGMVLRPNPVLAPREVYEAKARQWQAEWPRLVVEPWPER
- a CDS encoding alpha/beta hydrolase; translation: MTTARDVRAPLVPRDLPTPRPPHSPDRSAPVRRRDFPGSSRQSKLLAQAIRMSVRPLLGLWGRSTTLPWPTGLLDAAGALLPAIDGTVCAPVQLPNCTGSWVEGPRTGFDRVMLYLHGGGFLCGGMRSHLRLVSRISDAGRTPVLMVDYRMLPKHSIDDAVDDGVEGYLFLLAAGYRPEQIVIAGDSAGGYLAFMVSLALRDRGVPVPGAIVALSPLTELDPARKLGHSSAAHCTLLPGNALEALAGLAGRRQESGRICPADADLSGMPPTFIQVGSHELFLVDAESMADRLADAGIACELQVWDRQVHVFQAAADLLPEGVRAIGEIGRFVRSAVPGSR